One segment of Comamonas thiooxydans DNA contains the following:
- a CDS encoding helix-turn-helix domain-containing protein, translating into MSSKENAAINQLFEKLECRYALRVLWALRDGHPQTFRLLQDSVGGITPNTLNTRIKELRECGLLEHGSDGYTVTLTGQDLLKRLSDVQAFANRWVAARAKK; encoded by the coding sequence ATGAGCTCCAAGGAAAACGCCGCCATCAACCAGCTGTTCGAGAAGCTCGAATGCCGCTATGCGCTGCGCGTGCTGTGGGCTTTGCGGGATGGTCATCCCCAGACCTTCCGATTGCTGCAAGACAGTGTGGGCGGCATCACCCCCAACACCTTGAACACCCGTATCAAGGAGCTGCGCGAGTGCGGCCTGCTCGAGCATGGCAGCGACGGCTACACCGTCACCCTGACCGGGCAGGATCTGCTCAAGCGCCTGTCCGATGTACAAGCCTTTGCCAACCGCTGGGTTGCCGCGCGCGCCAAGAAGTAA